From one Anabas testudineus chromosome 21, fAnaTes1.2, whole genome shotgun sequence genomic stretch:
- the LOC113172639 gene encoding protein FAM126B isoform X2 — MLGSERGVVEEWLSEFKSLPETHIPSYAGSLHLKKSLVSALYRVIQDPNSELLEPVCHQLFELYRSSEDRLRRFTLQFLPELVWVYLRITASRDRQSNGCIEALLLGIYNLEIVDKDGNSKLLSFTIPSLSKPSIYHEPSSLGSMALTEGALCQHDLIRVVYSGLHPQRETFTAQNRFEVLCFLMLCYNSAVVYMPLSSYQSVCRMSSRLCVCGFPRQQQKLWREPCNRVLLDPEFMVQMLTAVYHAIYNGEWEMGREALEDILYRAQLELYSQPLLLGNAMKNSLPESAPDEPRGRKVLQVEVTPTISRISISAITTASIRRHRWKREDADGMSGGEDSFNINDPDEGFSSGASNSSQPSGTKAGVSVRPRGSSLNSSSSSIKKAITARLSRDKEREREKEKEREREADKQAELSAEHQAAVKRYHQRQQSPPTSIALETIQLSPIKKHLSFPVGPTLVRTGSTSSSKSFDCMNFNVNGGKDERAEAVGGSDKEGGLPAGGSHRHSAISLQEEHLIRPEGTQELLSPGAPLTKQSRSPSFNMQIISQV, encoded by the exons ATGCTGGGTTCAGAGCGTGGTGTTGTAGAAGAATGGCTCTCAGAATTCAAG TCTTTACCAGAAACCCACATCCCCAGCTACGCCGGCAGCCTTCATCTAAAGAAGTCTCTGGTATCGGCACTCTACAGAGTAATCCAAGACCCCAACAGCGAG CTGCTGGAGCCTGTGTGCCACCAGCTATTCGAGCTTTACCGGAGCTCTGAAGATCGCCTGCGACGCTTCACCCTGCAGTTCCTGCCTGAGCTGGTGTGGGTATATCTGCGCATCACGGCCAGCAGGGATCGCCAGAGCAATGGCTGCATCGAGGCCCTCCTCCTGGGCATCTATAACCTG GAGATCGTGGACAAAGACGGCAACAGCAAACTCCTTTCCTTTACAATCCCATCTCTGTCCAAACCATCAATATATCATGAG ccttcAAGCCTGGGGTCCATGGCATTGACAGAGGGGGCTCTCTGTCAACATGACCTGATCAGAGTGGTGTACAGTGGCCTCCACCCTCAGAGAGAGACCTTCACAGCTCAGAACAG GTTTGAAGTGCTGTGTTTCCTCATGCTCTGCTACAACTCTGCTGTGGTCTACATGCCCCTTTCGTCCTATCAATCAGTCTGCAGAATGAGCTCACG gttgtgtgtatgtggcttCCCTCGGCAGCAGCAGAAGCTCTGGAGGGAACCGTGCAACCGCGTGCTACTAGACCCCGAATTCATGGTGCAGATGCTGACTGCTGTTTATCACGCTAT ATACAATGGAGAGTGGGAGATGGGACGGGAAGCTCTGGAGGACATTCTGTACAGAGCTCAGCTGGAGCTTTACTCCCAGCCTCTTCTG CTGGGGAACGCCATGAAGAACTCGCTGCCAGAAAGCGCCCCCGATGAACCACGGGGACGCAAGGTGCTCCAGGTGGAGGTGACACCCACCATCAGCCGCATCTCTATCTCAGCCATCACCACCGCCTCCATCCGGCGTCACCGCTGGAAGAGAGAGG ATGCTGATGGTATGAGTGGTGGAGAGGATTCCTTCAACATCAACGACCCAGATGAGGGTTTCTCCTCCGGGGCGTCAAACAGCAGCCAGCCCAGTGGCACAAAGGCAGGTGTCAGTGTCAGGCCGAGGGGTAGCAgcctgaacagcagcagcagcagcatcaagaAAGCCATCACGGCCCGGCTGTCTCGGGACAAGGAGAGAGAGCgggaaaaggagaaggagcgagagagggaggcagataAGCAGGCGGAATTGTCAGCAGAACACCAGGCTGCTGTGAAGAGGTATCACCAGAGGCAGCAGTCGCCCCCAACCAGCATCGCCTTGGAAACCATCCAGCTGAGCCCCATAAAGAAGCACCTGAGCTTCCCTGTGGGGCCCACGCTGGTCAGGACTGGCAGCACCTCCTCCAGCAAGTCCTTTGACTGCATGAATTTCAACGTGAACGGAGGTAAGGATGAGCGAGCGGAAGCAGTGGGAGGCTCTGACAAGGAAGGAGGGCTTCCAGCAGGGGGCTCGCACCGCCACTCCGCCATTAGCCTGCAGGAGGAGCACCTCATTAGGCCAGAGGGCACCCAGGAACTCCTATCTCCTGGAGCTCCCCTCACCAAGCAGTCCCGCTCCCCCAGTTTCAACATGCAGATCATATCACAGGTCTAA
- the LOC113172639 gene encoding protein FAM126B isoform X1 produces MLGSERGVVEEWLSEFKSLPETHIPSYAGSLHLKKSLVSALYRVIQDPNSELLEPVCHQLFELYRSSEDRLRRFTLQFLPELVWVYLRITASRDRQSNGCIEALLLGIYNLEIVDKDGNSKLLSFTIPSLSKPSIYHEPSSLGSMALTEGALCQHDLIRVVYSGLHPQRETFTAQNRFEVLCFLMLCYNSAVVYMPLSSYQSVCRMSSRLCVCGFPRQQQKLWREPCNRVLLDPEFMVQMLTAVYHAIYNGEWEMGREALEDILYRAQLELYSQPLLLGNAMKNSLPESAPDEPRGRKVLQVEVTPTISRISISAITTASIRRHRWKREDCFDYSTEAELSLTVNTPSLAQHHHHHHHHHHHTPWDAAAKEERRAHSHHSSSSSSIIPPITLEDADGMSGGEDSFNINDPDEGFSSGASNSSQPSGTKAGVSVRPRGSSLNSSSSSIKKAITARLSRDKEREREKEKEREREADKQAELSAEHQAAVKRYHQRQQSPPTSIALETIQLSPIKKHLSFPVGPTLVRTGSTSSSKSFDCMNFNVNGGKDERAEAVGGSDKEGGLPAGGSHRHSAISLQEEHLIRPEGTQELLSPGAPLTKQSRSPSFNMQIISQV; encoded by the exons ATGCTGGGTTCAGAGCGTGGTGTTGTAGAAGAATGGCTCTCAGAATTCAAG TCTTTACCAGAAACCCACATCCCCAGCTACGCCGGCAGCCTTCATCTAAAGAAGTCTCTGGTATCGGCACTCTACAGAGTAATCCAAGACCCCAACAGCGAG CTGCTGGAGCCTGTGTGCCACCAGCTATTCGAGCTTTACCGGAGCTCTGAAGATCGCCTGCGACGCTTCACCCTGCAGTTCCTGCCTGAGCTGGTGTGGGTATATCTGCGCATCACGGCCAGCAGGGATCGCCAGAGCAATGGCTGCATCGAGGCCCTCCTCCTGGGCATCTATAACCTG GAGATCGTGGACAAAGACGGCAACAGCAAACTCCTTTCCTTTACAATCCCATCTCTGTCCAAACCATCAATATATCATGAG ccttcAAGCCTGGGGTCCATGGCATTGACAGAGGGGGCTCTCTGTCAACATGACCTGATCAGAGTGGTGTACAGTGGCCTCCACCCTCAGAGAGAGACCTTCACAGCTCAGAACAG GTTTGAAGTGCTGTGTTTCCTCATGCTCTGCTACAACTCTGCTGTGGTCTACATGCCCCTTTCGTCCTATCAATCAGTCTGCAGAATGAGCTCACG gttgtgtgtatgtggcttCCCTCGGCAGCAGCAGAAGCTCTGGAGGGAACCGTGCAACCGCGTGCTACTAGACCCCGAATTCATGGTGCAGATGCTGACTGCTGTTTATCACGCTAT ATACAATGGAGAGTGGGAGATGGGACGGGAAGCTCTGGAGGACATTCTGTACAGAGCTCAGCTGGAGCTTTACTCCCAGCCTCTTCTG CTGGGGAACGCCATGAAGAACTCGCTGCCAGAAAGCGCCCCCGATGAACCACGGGGACGCAAGGTGCTCCAGGTGGAGGTGACACCCACCATCAGCCGCATCTCTATCTCAGCCATCACCACCGCCTCCATCCGGCGTCACCGCTGGAAGAGAGAGG ATTGTTTTGACTACTCAACCGAAGCAGAGTTGAGCCTCACCGTCAATACTCCTAGCCTCgcccagcaccaccaccaccaccaccaccaccaccaccacactccCTGGGATGCAGCAGccaaagaggagaggagggctCACAgccaccacagcagcagcagcagcagcatcattcCCCCCATCACACTTGAGG ATGCTGATGGTATGAGTGGTGGAGAGGATTCCTTCAACATCAACGACCCAGATGAGGGTTTCTCCTCCGGGGCGTCAAACAGCAGCCAGCCCAGTGGCACAAAGGCAGGTGTCAGTGTCAGGCCGAGGGGTAGCAgcctgaacagcagcagcagcagcatcaagaAAGCCATCACGGCCCGGCTGTCTCGGGACAAGGAGAGAGAGCgggaaaaggagaaggagcgagagagggaggcagataAGCAGGCGGAATTGTCAGCAGAACACCAGGCTGCTGTGAAGAGGTATCACCAGAGGCAGCAGTCGCCCCCAACCAGCATCGCCTTGGAAACCATCCAGCTGAGCCCCATAAAGAAGCACCTGAGCTTCCCTGTGGGGCCCACGCTGGTCAGGACTGGCAGCACCTCCTCCAGCAAGTCCTTTGACTGCATGAATTTCAACGTGAACGGAGGTAAGGATGAGCGAGCGGAAGCAGTGGGAGGCTCTGACAAGGAAGGAGGGCTTCCAGCAGGGGGCTCGCACCGCCACTCCGCCATTAGCCTGCAGGAGGAGCACCTCATTAGGCCAGAGGGCACCCAGGAACTCCTATCTCCTGGAGCTCCCCTCACCAAGCAGTCCCGCTCCCCCAGTTTCAACATGCAGATCATATCACAGGTCTAA